The following is a genomic window from Verrucomicrobiota bacterium.
GCCAAACGAGTTTTTACGTCCAATCTATACAATTATGCGAAGGTTAAGCATGACGATGGTCCTGGGGCTGCTAATCACCGGCCGGTTACTGGCACAGACGCCGGATGCCTGGCCCATGTTTCGCGGCAATCCCGCGTTGACTGGCGTGACCCCTGCCCGACTCCCCGCCAACCTGGCGTTGAAATGGACGGTGAAAACCGAAGGTGCAGTCAAATCTTCCGCCGCCATTGTGAATGGGCGTGTTTATATTGGCGCGGGTGATGGTTCCGTGCTGGCCCTGGAGTTGGCCTCGGGCAAGACGCTGTGGAAATTCAAGGCGACCAATGCTGTGGAGTGTCCGCCGCTCTACCTTGATGGCACCGTGTACTTTGGTTGCATGGAGGGAATTTTGTATGCCGTGGACGCGGTCTCCGGCAAACTCAAGTGGACCTTCGGCACCGGGGAGAAAATTGTGGGCGGCCCCAACTATGCACGTTCCGGGAACGCGACGCGGATTCTGGTGGGTAGCCATGATTTCCGGCTCTACGCGGTGGACGCCGCCACCGGCAAAAGCAACTGGGTGTTTGAAACCGGCAACTACATTAACGGGGCCGCCGCCGTGGCCAACGGGCAGACCTTCTTCGGCGGATGCGATGGCGTCCTGCACGTGGTGGAGGCCGCCACCGGCAAACAGGTAAAAGACGTGAATATCGGCACTTATATTCCCGGGTCGGTGGCCGTCAGCGGCAGCCGGGTATATTTCGGCTTGGCGGAGGCCGAATTCCTCTGCGTGGATGTGCAGAAAGGCGCGACCCTGTGGGCGCAGAAAAATCCCTCCTTCGGCTTCTTTGCCTCGGCGGCGGTGACGGAGGATCGCGTGGTATTCGGCGGGCGGGACAAGAAGGTGTATTGCGCTGACCCGGTCACCGGCAAAGTAAAATGGACCTTTGCCGCGCGCGGAAAGGTGGACAGTTCACCGGTGATTTGCGGCGACAAGGTGGCAGTGGGCTCGGACGATGGGCGGCTGTACCTGTTGGCGTTGGATACCGGCAAGGAATTATGGTCGTACGAAATCGGGCGCGCCATTGATAGCTCGGCCGCAGTGGTGGAAGGCCATCTGATCATCGGCTCCGATGACGGCGGCATCTATTGCTTTGGTGCTGCCGGGCCGGATGGAAAAAATCAGTGACTTTGGAAAAAATTGGACTTAAGTTTATCACATTATGAAACTACGAAACGCGTATGTTATGGCTTTGCTGGTGGTGCTCACTAGCAGCCTGTGGACTCAAGCTGCGGAAAAGAAAATCCTGGTCTATACCCGGAATTTCGTTTCCACCGGCAAAGGCTTTGTCCATGACAACATTGCGACGTGTGCCGCCGCCATCCAGAAGATGGGACAGGAAAACGGGTTCGCGGTGGACGTCTCCGAGGATCCCAAGCTGTTCACGGATGCCACGTTGAAGCAGTACCAGGCGCTGGTGTTCGCCAACAGTAACAACGAGGCTTTTGAGAATGACGAGCAGCGGGACGCCTTCAAGCGCTACATCCAGGCGGGCGGCGGGTTCGTCGGCATTCACTCCGCCTCCGGGTCCGAGCGGAAATGGCCGTATTATTGGTCCGTGCTGGGCGGCAAGTTTCTGCGCCATCCCAAACTGCAGAAGTTCACCGTGCGCGTAAAAGACGCCAATCACCCGGCGACCAAAGAATTGCCCGCCACCTTTGAATGGGAGGACGAGTGCTATTACTCAGACAATCTGAATCCAGACAACAAGGTGCTCTTGGTGACCGATCCGGCGAAGCTGGTGGACCCGCAAAAAGCCACCTATCCCGGTGACCGCTTTGGCGACGCCCTGCCGCTGGCTTGGTATCATAACTTTGACGGTGGCCGCGAGTTCTACACCGCCCTGGGTCATAAAAAAGAGCATTACTCCGATCCCATCCTGAAAAAGCATATCCTTAATGGCATCCTCTGGGCCATGGGCGAGAAGAAGTAAGGTTGGAAGGTTGCGAGACGTATTCGCAACCGTGGTGAGGCTGCGCCGAATTGGCGGACACAGGTAAAGAAAGACAATGAAGAACAATAAGACTATGAATACGCCTGTGATCGAAACCAAGCCGCCTCGGAAGAAGTTTGATAAAGCGTTCAAGCAGCGCGCAGTGGAGCTCTGGCTCACCAGCGGCAAAGCGGCCACGGAAGTGGCCGCGGAGTTGGGCTTTCACGCTCAACGGCTCAGCGCTTGGAGAAAGCGCTTCGCGCCGCCGACCCCAGGGGAGAGGATTTTCATTATCCGGCTGAGGGAATCGGCTGAATCGCTTCACTTTCTTGCGGGTAATTCCGCGGCCATGGGAACCCCCGAACCGCCGCTTCGAGCTTGAACCGAACCGAGCTTGATGCAGCCCTGACAGATGGAAGTGCTGACGGCGGGCGGGTTTTGCGCCGGTATTGTCGGCAG
Proteins encoded in this region:
- a CDS encoding PQQ-binding-like beta-propeller repeat protein, translating into MTMVLGLLITGRLLAQTPDAWPMFRGNPALTGVTPARLPANLALKWTVKTEGAVKSSAAIVNGRVYIGAGDGSVLALELASGKTLWKFKATNAVECPPLYLDGTVYFGCMEGILYAVDAVSGKLKWTFGTGEKIVGGPNYARSGNATRILVGSHDFRLYAVDAATGKSNWVFETGNYINGAAAVANGQTFFGGCDGVLHVVEAATGKQVKDVNIGTYIPGSVAVSGSRVYFGLAEAEFLCVDVQKGATLWAQKNPSFGFFASAAVTEDRVVFGGRDKKVYCADPVTGKVKWTFAARGKVDSSPVICGDKVAVGSDDGRLYLLALDTGKELWSYEIGRAIDSSAAVVEGHLIIGSDDGGIYCFGAAGPDGKNQ
- a CDS encoding ThuA domain-containing protein; this encodes MKLRNAYVMALLVVLTSSLWTQAAEKKILVYTRNFVSTGKGFVHDNIATCAAAIQKMGQENGFAVDVSEDPKLFTDATLKQYQALVFANSNNEAFENDEQRDAFKRYIQAGGGFVGIHSASGSERKWPYYWSVLGGKFLRHPKLQKFTVRVKDANHPATKELPATFEWEDECYYSDNLNPDNKVLLVTDPAKLVDPQKATYPGDRFGDALPLAWYHNFDGGREFYTALGHKKEHYSDPILKKHILNGILWAMGEKK
- a CDS encoding transposase; protein product: MKNNKTMNTPVIETKPPRKKFDKAFKQRAVELWLTSGKAATEVAAELGFHAQRLSAWRKRFAPPTPGERIFIIRLRESAESLHFLAGNSAAMGTPEPPLRA